From Streptomyces sp. CMB-StM0423, a single genomic window includes:
- a CDS encoding class I SAM-dependent methyltransferase, with protein MSNSEQAAKRYVFDPLWDQETERLLTNEAIWDPGTSERLDRLGVAAGWSVLEVGAGHGGTAERLAELVGPTGRVTAADLETGRLARLKDKGIEVLQADITTDELPAGQFDLVHSRMLVQHLPDRPAAVRKMVAALKPGGWLFLEDTDSLPLFRSVVSEDFLQDIRTAGYGLMRESGHEPRGGHFDLQAALECGLEDVSAEGRTVMMQGGSAQARHYQLWLEFMRPRITGAGLLDDARIDAALEEMADPANRWLSQILISTYGRRPR; from the coding sequence GTGTCCAACTCAGAACAGGCCGCCAAGCGTTATGTCTTCGACCCGCTGTGGGACCAGGAGACCGAACGGCTGCTGACCAACGAGGCGATCTGGGATCCCGGAACGAGCGAGCGGCTGGACCGGCTCGGCGTCGCCGCCGGCTGGTCCGTGCTGGAGGTGGGCGCCGGCCACGGCGGCACCGCGGAGCGGCTCGCCGAACTCGTGGGCCCCACCGGCCGGGTCACGGCCGCCGACCTGGAGACGGGCCGGCTGGCGCGGCTGAAGGACAAGGGCATCGAGGTGCTCCAGGCCGACATCACCACCGACGAACTGCCCGCCGGGCAGTTCGACCTGGTGCACTCCCGCATGCTCGTCCAGCACCTGCCCGACCGCCCCGCCGCGGTCCGCAAGATGGTCGCCGCGCTCAAGCCGGGCGGCTGGCTGTTCCTGGAGGACACCGACTCGCTGCCGCTCTTCCGCAGCGTGGTCTCCGAGGACTTCCTCCAGGACATCCGCACGGCCGGCTACGGGCTGATGCGCGAGTCCGGGCACGAGCCCCGCGGCGGCCACTTCGACCTCCAGGCGGCGCTGGAGTGCGGCCTGGAGGACGTGTCCGCGGAGGGCCGGACGGTGATGATGCAGGGCGGCTCGGCGCAGGCGCGGCACTACCAGCTCTGGCTGGAGTTCATGCGCCCGCGGATCACCGGCGCCGGGCTCCTCGACGACGCGCGGATCGACGCCGCGCTGGAGGAGATGGCCGACCCGGCGAACCGCTGGCTGAGCCAGATCCTGATCTCCACGTACGGCCGCCGGCCGCGCTGA
- a CDS encoding Gfo/Idh/MocA family oxidoreductase: MGRSGRELHLPVLLRLRRRFPDLFSASPPLGYDTGPAGGQDDGPEIETVGSLAAARLRLDPAATLVHVCTPPGERAGVLAALGELGFVNVLVEKPLAETAEALAELAAVREKYGLRMAVVAPWLHSTLTDRLADLVESGRFGPLRHIGIRQHKPRIHRTLNSAGHQTAFDVEPPHAVGVALRLAGDADVTGAALTDVDVGGRRVPGMGGAELTLRHHSGVVSRLECDLTSPLRERRIELDFASGRAVGHYPVGSEDHYAHLSAGPVDGPPAESVFPDLALDACLLDTYRHLAGDDPDDAVLDAQVRRQMQVVRLLDAAKHMSGSRTEARDAG, from the coding sequence TTGGGACGCTCCGGCCGGGAGCTCCATCTGCCGGTGCTGCTGCGGCTGCGGCGCCGCTTCCCCGATCTCTTCTCCGCCTCGCCGCCGCTCGGGTACGACACGGGGCCGGCCGGCGGTCAGGACGACGGCCCGGAGATCGAGACCGTCGGCTCGCTGGCCGCGGCCCGGCTGCGGCTCGACCCGGCGGCGACCCTGGTGCACGTGTGCACCCCGCCCGGTGAGCGGGCCGGCGTGCTGGCCGCCCTGGGCGAGCTGGGGTTCGTCAACGTCCTGGTGGAGAAGCCGCTCGCGGAGACCGCCGAGGCGCTGGCCGAACTGGCGGCGGTCCGGGAGAAGTACGGGCTGCGGATGGCCGTGGTCGCGCCGTGGCTGCACAGCACGCTCACCGACCGGCTCGCGGACCTCGTCGAGAGCGGGCGGTTCGGCCCGCTGCGGCACATCGGGATACGCCAGCACAAGCCCCGTATCCACCGCACCCTCAACAGCGCCGGGCACCAGACGGCCTTCGACGTGGAGCCGCCGCACGCGGTCGGCGTCGCGCTGCGGCTGGCCGGCGACGCCGACGTCACCGGCGCCGCGCTCACCGACGTGGACGTCGGCGGCCGGCGGGTGCCGGGCATGGGCGGGGCCGAGCTGACGCTGCGGCACCACTCGGGGGTGGTGAGCCGGCTGGAGTGCGACCTGACCTCGCCGCTCCGGGAGCGCCGCATCGAGCTGGACTTCGCGTCCGGCCGGGCCGTCGGCCACTACCCGGTCGGCAGCGAGGACCACTACGCGCACCTGAGCGCGGGCCCCGTGGACGGCCCCCCGGCGGAGTCCGTGTTCCCGGACCTCGCCCTCGACGCCTGCCTGCTCGACACCTACCGGCACCTCGCCGGCGACGACCCCGACGACGCCGTGCTGGATGCGCAGGTGCGGCGCCAGATGCAGGTCGTCCGGCTGCTCGACGCGGCCAAGCACATGTCCGGCTCCAGGACGGAGGCACGTGATGCCGGCTGA
- a CDS encoding sugar phosphate isomerase/epimerase family protein, which translates to MPADTLPLCGIGDEAGAPAAVQTGALNELGWPLIELRSVDGVALADLDDAAFDELAGSVRAAGLGVHCVDSRIANWARPVTGDFDEDLRELDILAGRCATLGTRYVRVMSYPNDGLSPGAWRAVVLRRMAILAERAERAGLVLLHENCAGWAGASADRMLQLLRYVDSPALRLVFDTGNGPAYGYRAYDLLPQLTPWIEHVQIKDAVVEGDEIRYTLPGHGECRVLDCLRHLIDRGYTGALSIEPHVKVRPHESATASDDETRAAFVACGRALEELLARIGKVTV; encoded by the coding sequence ATGCCGGCTGACACCCTCCCGCTCTGCGGGATCGGCGACGAGGCGGGCGCCCCGGCGGCGGTCCAGACCGGCGCCCTGAACGAACTGGGCTGGCCGCTGATCGAACTGCGGTCCGTCGACGGCGTCGCCCTCGCGGACCTCGACGACGCCGCCTTCGACGAGCTGGCCGGATCGGTGCGCGCCGCCGGGCTCGGCGTGCACTGCGTGGACTCCCGGATCGCCAACTGGGCCCGCCCCGTCACCGGCGACTTCGACGAGGACCTGCGCGAGCTGGACATCCTCGCCGGGCGCTGCGCCACGCTCGGCACCCGGTACGTCCGCGTCATGTCGTACCCCAACGACGGGCTGAGTCCCGGCGCCTGGCGCGCCGTCGTCCTGCGGCGCATGGCGATCCTCGCCGAGCGCGCCGAGCGCGCCGGGCTCGTGCTGCTGCACGAGAACTGCGCCGGCTGGGCCGGCGCCAGCGCCGACCGCATGCTCCAGCTCCTGCGGTACGTCGACAGCCCCGCGCTGCGCCTGGTCTTCGACACCGGCAACGGGCCCGCGTACGGCTACCGGGCCTACGACCTGCTGCCCCAGCTCACGCCCTGGATCGAGCACGTCCAGATCAAGGACGCGGTCGTCGAGGGCGACGAGATCCGCTACACGCTGCCGGGACACGGCGAGTGCCGCGTCCTGGACTGCCTGCGGCACCTGATCGACCGCGGCTACACCGGCGCGCTGTCCATCGAGCCGCACGTCAAGGTGCGCCCGCACGAGTCCGCGACCGCGAGCGACGACGAGACCCGCGCGGCCTTCGTCGCCTGCGGCCGGGCGCTGGAGGAACTGCTCGCCCGGATCGGCAAGGTGACCGTATGA
- a CDS encoding M20/M25/M40 family metallo-hydrolase, protein MTTAQTRLSRADRDLLLDLVGLPTAGPMETGPDAEPPRLREAQMRYARAAAELGFEVAYHAAPGPEWLDRPDVPAQVRDMARRVDGFLDSQPSLVLRLGGALPRARTLMFNVHLDTVAGGKPPHLAGDRFHGRGAVDAKGPAVALLAGLRAAITRVPALGTDVGVLIQAVSGEEGGAMGVFGTRPLVEQGWTGRINVFCEPTRGLLVPRATAAATARIAVAGADSIDDHPEAGHNASVLLGFLAQRLARTLPGAVAEGRVCIAGLHTGAAHNKVYGTGALLLNLAYRTAAAGRAQEEALERELTAGIDEFAAVFGGLPDFARTARDARRITRLAWLKRGLPALDSRDAWAEQVLTGAGLEYAPPDAPACTCDAIWAHALPHAHTVVYGPGDLDANGAHAADEYVDASDLERYADGIASMVAAFASATNGSS, encoded by the coding sequence ATGACCACGGCGCAGACACGGCTGTCGCGGGCGGACCGCGACCTGCTGCTCGACCTGGTCGGGTTACCGACCGCCGGGCCGATGGAGACCGGCCCGGACGCGGAGCCGCCGCGGCTGCGCGAGGCGCAGATGCGCTACGCCAGGGCCGCGGCCGAGCTGGGCTTCGAGGTGGCGTACCACGCCGCGCCGGGACCCGAGTGGCTTGACCGGCCCGACGTGCCCGCGCAGGTGCGCGACATGGCGCGGCGGGTCGACGGGTTCCTCGACAGCCAGCCGAGCCTGGTGCTGCGGCTCGGCGGCGCGCTGCCGCGGGCGCGCACCCTGATGTTCAACGTGCACCTTGACACGGTCGCCGGCGGCAAGCCGCCGCACCTGGCCGGCGACCGCTTCCACGGCCGCGGCGCCGTCGACGCCAAGGGGCCCGCGGTCGCGCTGCTCGCCGGGCTGCGGGCCGCGATCACCCGGGTGCCGGCGCTCGGCACCGACGTGGGCGTGCTCATCCAGGCGGTGTCAGGCGAAGAGGGCGGCGCCATGGGCGTCTTCGGTACCCGGCCGCTGGTCGAGCAGGGCTGGACAGGACGTATCAACGTGTTCTGCGAGCCGACCCGCGGCCTGCTCGTGCCCCGCGCCACCGCGGCGGCCACCGCCCGGATCGCCGTCGCCGGCGCCGACTCCATCGACGACCACCCCGAGGCCGGCCACAACGCCTCCGTACTCCTCGGCTTCCTCGCCCAGCGGCTGGCCCGCACGCTGCCGGGAGCGGTGGCCGAGGGCCGGGTCTGCATCGCCGGGCTGCACACCGGCGCCGCGCACAACAAGGTCTACGGCACCGGCGCCCTGCTGCTGAACCTGGCGTACCGCACCGCCGCGGCCGGCCGGGCGCAGGAGGAGGCGCTGGAGCGCGAACTGACCGCGGGCATCGACGAGTTCGCCGCCGTCTTCGGCGGGCTGCCGGACTTTGCCCGCACCGCAAGGGACGCCCGCCGGATCACCCGGCTGGCGTGGCTCAAGCGCGGGCTGCCCGCGCTCGACAGCCGCGACGCCTGGGCGGAGCAGGTGCTGACCGGGGCCGGTCTCGAGTACGCCCCGCCGGACGCCCCCGCCTGCACCTGCGACGCCATCTGGGCCCACGCCCTGCCGCACGCGCACACGGTCGTCTACGGCCCCGGAGACCTCGACGCCAACGGCGCGCACGCCGCGGACGAGTACGTCGACGCCTCCGACCTGGAGCGCTACGCCGACGGCATCGCCTCCATGGTGGCCGCCTTCGCCTCCGCTACGAACGGATCGTCATGA